One region of Serinus canaria isolate serCan28SL12 chromosome 25, serCan2020, whole genome shotgun sequence genomic DNA includes:
- the LYSMD1 gene encoding lysM and putative peptidoglycan-binding domain-containing protein 1, with translation MAGSGGAGAAPREHRLQPGDTLQGLALRYGVTMEQIQRANRLYSSDTIFLRATLLIPGHRDTPGDTPGDTAGDIPGDTAGDTPGDAPGDGPGPSRRDLSASDFLRRLDAEIGRCKEAAAQRLQGRSCSPGPAAGGPGPASPRGARLGPRPLTRTPRAAALRDSEDEIFTL, from the exons ATGGCGGGGAGCGGCGGAgccggggcggccccgcgggAGCACCGCCTGCAGCCCGGGGACACGCTGCAGGGGCTGGCGCTGCGCTACGGGGTGACG ATGGAGCAGATCCAGCGCGCCAACCGCCTCTACTCCTCGGACACCATCTTCCTGAGAGCCACGCTGCTCATCCCGGGACACCGCGACACCCCCGGGGACACTCCCGGGGACACCGCCGGGGACATTCCTGGTGACACCGCCGGGGACACTCCCGGGGACGCTCCCGGGGACGGTCCCGGCCCCTCCCGCCGCGACCTCTCGGCCTCGGATTTCCTGCGGCGCTTGGACGCCGAGATCGGGCGCTGCAAGGAGGCGGCGGCGCAGCGGCTGCAGGGCCggagctgcag ccccgggcccgccgCGGGTGGCCCCGGCCCCGCGTCCCCTCGGGGGGCCCGGCTGGGACCCCGGCCCCTCACCAGGACCCCGCGGGCGGCCGCGCTCAGGGACAGCGAGGACGAGATCTTCACCTTGTGA
- the ARHGEF11 gene encoding rho guanine nucleotide exchange factor 11, protein MSVRPPQAPDRLSSLSSSLGDSPSERRSPGHHRQPSDPSETTGLVQRCVIIQRDQHGFGFTVSGDRVVLVQSVRPGGAAMRAGVQEGDRILKVNGTMVTNSSHLEVVKLIKSGAYVALTLLGSPPGPVGIPGSQQEPETPGCPQGPPQRITEPRPLQDPEVQKHAAQILRNMLRQEEAEFQRFQELLQRKPGAGLEEQLEGARRRLSQLQLKVLQEARGNAADLGSRPLEGSPQLPGRRPRDPQDGDPGLEPGPERAPAPAEVSRNSGFSEPCSPRSSPVLGSRLSTDPGSGRPQIIGPEEDCEPGSGSNESDSVFQDLGILKSRPAHLGVFLRFLFSQADPTPLLFHLCSEVCCQQSPRESRALGRDIWNIFLDRAAPLRVKVPEQLLAEIELRLRGGEELRPALLEAQDSVIPEIQEQLQDYRTKRTLGLGSLYGENELQELELGNCAREPRECRERERALAERQLGHLGDILSKYEEERSSPMAFALSTFMAHAGIRPREPRECRESRECRGPEKLPDKDKWLPFFPKAKKSSSSRKEKEQRQNPILKYIGKPRSSSQSTFHVPLSPAEAVKPGNVRTMIQHFENSHGEPPEPGAQRLSTGSIPEELLDPDSSSRAEVRLGRSESLKGREELRRSRRSEPVPRSRSDVDMDTGSETPRLHSASSSASSLSNRSLENPTPPYTPKMGRRSMDSPSLGFGADPFLPHLLEDEQGPVPDLEPDPDSHPGPSPQPGSQGWQQSPPGWQQSAQSWQHSVSRELLASLSQREVDRQEVINELFVTELSHLRILRVLDLLFFQRLRREQLLSREELGLLFPNLPDLIDVHSSLWDSMRRLREEQGPIVGEIGDLMLARFEGAAKEEFQRVAAAFCSSQSIALELIRTKQRKESRFQLFMQEAESNPQCRRLQLKDLLIAEMQRLTKYPLLLENVIKCTPGGSAEQQKLLRAREQSRDVLRAVNEAVRRAENRQRLQEHQRRLDTSALERTSNPLAAEFRNLDLTSHRMIHEGPLAWRVGKDKSVELHVLLLEELLVLLQRQDERWLLKCHSKGGLGGTPDTKQSFSPVLKLSSLLVRSVATDKRALFIICTSELGPQIYELVALTSSEKNTWMQLLEQAVQGATRSLPGPPKHGQGEGSGNGASSLLLPDPAVSPELARDTEPEDCSSAGSDPEPSGRARPLQELLEEPRGAGAGDPDPDLGDPDPDLGDPDPDPDPGTPTPSWESPNPRGAPAWPRQRWRTWRPCGS, encoded by the exons GTTGAGCAGCCTCTCCTCGTCCCTGGGCGATTCCCCCTCGGAGCGAAGGTCCCCCGGCCACCACCGGCAGCCCTCGGACCCCTCCGAGACCACAG GGCTGGTGCAGCGCTGCGTCATCATCCAGCGGGACCAGCATGGCTTCGGCTTCACCGTCAGCGGCGACCGCGTGGTGCTGGTGCAGTCCGTGCGCCCCG GTGGGGCTGCCATGAGGGCCGGCGTGCAGGAGGGCGACCGCATCCTCAAG GTGAACGGGACAATGGTGACCAACAGCTCCCACCTGGAGGTGGTGAAGTTGATCAAGT CTGGTGCCTACGTGGCCCTGACCCTGCTGGGGTCCCCGCCCGGCCCGGTGGGAATTCCgggatcccagcaggagccGGAGACCCCGGGCTGCCCCCAGGGCCCCCCCCAGCGCATCACGGAGCCCCGGCCCCTGCAG GACCCCGAGGTGCAGAAGCACGCGGCGCAGATCCTGCGGAACATGCTGCGCCAGGAGGAGGCCGAGTTCCAG CgtttccaggagctgctgcagcgGAAGCCGGGCgcggggctggaggagcagctggagggggcGCGGCGCCGGctgagccagctgcagctcaaggtgctgcaggaggcGCGCGGGAATGCCGCG GACCTGGGCTCCCGGCCCCTGGAGGGGTCCCCGCAGCTCCCGGGGCGCCGCCCCCGCGACCCCCAGGACGGGgacccagggctggagcccgGCCCCGAgcgcgccccggccccggcggaG GTCTCCCGGAATTCCGGCTTTTCcgagccctgcagcccccggaGCTCCCCCGTGCTCGGCTCCCGCCTCTCCACGGATCCG GGATCGGGGAGGCCCCAGATCATCGGGCCCGAGGAGGATTGCGAGCCTGGGAGTGGCAGCAACGAG AGCGATTCCGTCTTCCAGGATTTGGGAATTCTCAAATCCCGCCCGGCCCACTTGGGAGTGTTCCTGAGgttcctcttctcccaggccGATCCCACTCCTCTG CTGTTCCACCTGTGCTCCGAGgtttgctgccagcagagcccccgGGAGAGCCgggccctgggcagggacatctgGAACATCTTCCTGGACAGGGCGGCG CCCCTGCGGGTGAAGGTGccggagcagctcctggctgagaTCG AGCTGCGGCTGCGGGGCGGGGAGGAGCTGCGGCCGGCGCTGCTGGAGGCGCAGGACTCGGTGATCCCGGagatccaggagcagctccaggactACAG GACGAAGCGCAcgctggggctgggcagcctcTACGGGGAGAacgagctgcaggagctggagctcgGGAATTGCGCCCGGGAGCCGCGGGAATGCCGGGAGAGGGAGCGGGCGCTGGCCGAGAGgcagctgggacacctgggggacatCCT CTCCAAGTACGAGGAGGAGCGGAG ctcccccatGGCCTTCGCCCTCAGCACCTTCATGGCCCACGCCGGGATCCGGCCCCGGGAGCCCCGGGAATGCCGGGAATCCCGGGAATGCCGCGGCCCCGAGAAGCTCCCGGACAAGGACAAGTGGCTGCCCTTCTTCCCCAAGGCCAAAAAG agcagcagctccaggaaggagaaggagcagaggcagaaccCGATCCTGAAATACATCGGGAAGCCCCGGAGCTCCTCCCAGAGCA catttcatgtccccctgtcccccgCGGAAG CAGTGAAGCCGGGGAACGTGCGGACCATGATCCAGCACTTTGAGAACAGCCACGGGGAGCCCCCGGAGCCGGGAGCGCAGCGCCTCTCCACCGGCAGCATTCCCGAGGAGCTGCTGGACCCCGACAG cagctcgCGGGCCGAGGTGCGCCTGGGCCGCTCGGAGTCGCTGAAGGGGCGGGAGGAGCTGCGGCGCTCGCGGCGCTCGGAGCCGGTGCCGCGCTCCCGCAGCGACGTGGACATGGACACGGGCAGCGAGACCCCCCGGCTGCACTCGgcctcctcctccgcctccAGCCTCTCCAACAG ATCCCTGGAAAACCCCACCCCCCCCTACACGCCAAAGATGGGGCGCAG GAGCATGGATTCTCCCAGCCTGGGCTTCGGGGCCGACCCCTTCCTGCCTCACCTGCTGGAGGACGAGCAGGGCCCGGTGCCCGACCTGGAGCCGGATCCCGACTCCCATCCCGGCCCGAGCCCCCAGCCCGGCTcgcagggctggcagcagagccccccgggctggcagcagagcgcccagagctggcagcactcGGTCAGccgggagctgctggccagcctgTCCCAGCGGGAGGTGGATCGCCAGGAGGTCATCAACG agctgtttGTCACCGAGCTGTCCCACCTGCGCATCCTGCGCGTTCtggatttgcttttcttccaacGCCTGCGccgggagcagctcctgagccgggaggagctggggctgctcttcccCAACCTGCCCGACCTCATCGACGTGCACA GTTCCCTCTGGGACTCCATGCGGAGGCTGCGGGAGGAGCAGGGTCCCATCGTGGGCGAGATCGGCGACCTCATGCTGGCCCGG TTCGAGGGCGCTGCCAAGGAGGAATTCCAGCGCGTGGCCGCCGCCTTCTGCTCCTCGCAGTCGATCGCGCTGGAGCTGATCCGCACCAAGCAGCGCAAGGAGAGCCGCTTCCAGCTCTTCATGCAG GAGGCCGAGAGCAACCCGCAGTGCCGGCGGCTGCAGCTGAAGGACCTGCTGATCGCCGAGATGCAGCGCCTGACCAAGTACCCGCTGCTGCTGGAGAACGTCATCAAGTGCACCCCGG ggggctcagcagagcagcagaagctgctccGTGCCCGGGAGCAGAGCCGGGACGTGCTGCGGGCGGTGAACGAGGCCGTGCGCCGCGCCGAGAACCGGCAGCGCCTGCAGGAGCACCAGCGGCGCCTGGACACCTCGGCGCTGGAGAGGACCAGCAACCCCCTGGCCGCGGAATTCCGG AACCTGGACCTGACCTCGCACCGGATGATCCACGAGGGACCCCTGGCCTGGAGAGTGGGCAAGGACAAGAGCGTGG agctgcacgtgctgctgctggaggagctgctggtgctgctgcagcgGCAGGACGAGCGCTGGCTGCTCAAGTGCCACAGCAAGGGCGGCCTGGGGGGCACCCCCGACACCAAGCAGAGCTTCAGCCCCGTGCTCAAGCTCAGCTCGCTGCTGGTGCGCTCCGTGGCCACAG ACAAGCGCGCCCTGTTCATCATCTGCACCTCGGAGCTGGGCCCCCAAATCTACGAGCTGGTGGCACTGACGTCCTCGGAGAAGAACAC GTggatgcagctgctggagcaggcgGTGCAGGGGGCCACCAGGAGCCTCCCGGGGCCACCGAAACACGGCCAGGGCGAGGGCAGCGGGAACGGAGCCTCCAG cctgctgctgccgGACCCCGCCGTGTCCCCGGAGCTGGCCCGAGACACCGAGCCCGAGGATTGTTCCTCAG ctggcagtgaCCCCGAGCCCTCGGGCAGGGCCCGgcccctgcaggagctgctggaggagccgcggggggccggggctggggacCCCGACCCCGACCTGGGGGACCCCGACCCCGACCTGGGGGACCCCGACCCCGACCCCGACCCGGGGACCCCGACCCCGTCCTGGGAATCCCCAAATCCCCGGGGAGCGCCGGCGTGGCCGAGGCAGCGCTGGAGGACG TGGAGACCCTGCGGCTCCTGA